From one Amphiura filiformis chromosome 13, Afil_fr2py, whole genome shotgun sequence genomic stretch:
- the LOC140168256 gene encoding uncharacterized protein, whose translation MLAMKRLKPFTCAYCRLNHSSLVNLKTHINRHLIKYVRAHMCKCMCCQKILSKSGELLRQFSSHSIILYQFNNCLNKKTPCGTQCQCGYCQKCFSHNSHLKGHIRTHTKEKPFQCEYCQKCFSHNSHLKRHIRTHTEEKPFQCEYCQKCFSHNSHLKRHIRTHTEEKPFQCEYCQKCFSHNSHLQRHIRTHTKEKPFQCEYCQKCFSHNSHLETHIRTHTKEKPFQCEYCQKCFSHNSHLERHIRTHTKEKPFQCEYCQKCFSHNSHLKTHIRTHTKEKPFQCEYCQKCFSQNCSLKLHIRTHTKLKPFQCDYCQKCFARKNVLVNHIRTHTKEKPFQCEYCQKCFLQNYDLKRHIRSHTKEKPYKCEYCQKCFADRNHLVLHIRTHTNEKPFQCEYCQKCFRQNFDLTRHIRTHTEEKPFQCEYCQKCFSRKNVLVNHIRTHTKEKPFQCEYCQKCFSRNCNLKMHIRTHTKEKPL comes from the coding sequence ATGTTGGCAATGAAACGTTTGAAACCATTTACTTGTGCATATTGCAGACTCAATCATTCATCTTTGGTAAATTTGAAAACCCACATAAACAGACATCTTATTAAATATGTACGAGCCCATATGTGCAAATGTATGTGTTGTCAGAAAATCTTGTCAAAAAGTGGTGAGCTACTAAGACAATTCAGTAGCCACAGCATAATATTGTATCAATTTAATAACTGCTTGAACAAAAAGACACCATGCGGGACACAATGTCAGTGTgggtattgtcagaaatgttttagtcatAACTCTCATCTAAAAgggcatatcagaactcataccaaagagaaaccctttcagtgtgagtactgtcagaaatgttttagtcatAACTCTCATCTAAAAagacatatcagaactcataccgaagagaaaccctttcagtgtgagtactgtcagaaatgttttagtcatAACTCTCATCTAAAAagacatatcagaactcataccgaagagaaaccctttcagtgtgagtactgtcagaaatgttttagtcatAACTCTCATCTACAaaggcatatcagaactcataccaaagagaaaccctttcagtgtgagtactgtcagaaatgttttagtcatAACTCTCATCTAGAAacgcatatcagaactcataccaaagagaaaccctttcagtgtgagtactgtcagaaatgttttagtcatAACTCTCATCTAGAaaggcatatcagaactcataccaaagagaaaccctttcagtgtgagtactgtcagaaatgttttagtcatAACTCTCATCTAAAAacgcatatcagaactcataccaaagagaaacccttccagtgtgagtactgtcagaaatgttttagtcagAACTGCAGTCTTAAAttgcacatcagaactcataccaaattaaaaccctttcagtgcgactactgtcaaaaatgttttgctagAAAAAATGTCCTTGTAAACCATATCaggactcataccaaagagaaaccctttcagtgtgaatactgtcagaaatgttttcttCAGAACTATGATCTCAAAAGGCATATCagatctcataccaaagaaaaaccctatAAATGCgagtactgtcaaaaatgttttgctgaCAGAAATCATCTCGTGcttcacatcagaactcacactaacgAGAAACCCttccagtgtgagtactgtcagaaatgttttcgtCAGAACTTCGATCTTACaaggcatatcagaactcatactgaagagaaaccatttcagtgtgaatactgtcagaaatgtttttctaGAAAAAATGTCCTTGTgaaccatatcagaactcataccaaagagaaaccctttcagtgtgaatactgtcagaaatgttttagtcgGAACTGTAATCTGAAAatgcatatcagaactcataccaaagaaaagccTCTATaa